In the Nicotiana tabacum cultivar K326 chromosome 16, ASM71507v2, whole genome shotgun sequence genome, one interval contains:
- the LOC107811974 gene encoding glycine-rich RNA-binding protein 4, mitochondrial isoform X1, producing the protein MLRSNGFFVNYQTLLSRMIISRHSCSKLFIGGLCYDTNEPVLKQAFEQHGEIIEVKVICDHKSGKSKGYGFVKFTSETAASKALKEMDGQKYSYQLCPQGMTLRVPNFIFPRVCEN; encoded by the exons ATGCTACGTTCAAATGGATTCTTTGTAAATTATCAAACCCTACTTTCTAGAATGATCATTTCACGCCACTCTTGCAGCAAATTATTCATTGGAG GGCTTTGTTATGATACCAATGAACCTGTTCTCAAACAGGCTTTTGAGCAACATGGTGAGATAATTGAAG TGAAAGTAATATGTGATCATAAAAGTGGAAAATCCAAAGGATACGGGTTCGTAAAGTTCACTTCTGAAACTGCAGCTAGCAAGGCTTTGAAGGAAATGGACGGTCAG AAATATTCGTATCAGTTATGCCCACAAGGAATGACATTGAGGGTTCCAAATTTCATCTTTCCTC GTGTGTGCGAGAACTAG
- the LOC107811974 gene encoding glycine-rich RNA-binding protein 4, mitochondrial isoform X2, translating to MLRSNGFFVNYQTLLSRMIISRHSCSKLFIGGLCYDTNEPVLKQAFEQHGEIIEVKVICDHKSGKSKGYGFVKFTSETAASKALKEMDGQLLDGRNIRISYAHKE from the exons ATGCTACGTTCAAATGGATTCTTTGTAAATTATCAAACCCTACTTTCTAGAATGATCATTTCACGCCACTCTTGCAGCAAATTATTCATTGGAG GGCTTTGTTATGATACCAATGAACCTGTTCTCAAACAGGCTTTTGAGCAACATGGTGAGATAATTGAAG TGAAAGTAATATGTGATCATAAAAGTGGAAAATCCAAAGGATACGGGTTCGTAAAGTTCACTTCTGAAACTGCAGCTAGCAAGGCTTTGAAGGAAATGGACGGTCAG TTATTGGATGGCAGAAATATTCGTATCAGTTATGCCCACAAGGAATGA
- the LOC107793755 gene encoding zeatin O-glucosyltransferase-like, with protein sequence MASNLHFQNHGQKNHDIVVVVVPFPAQGHLNQLLQLCKLIASYNVKVHYVTTKTHTHQAKLRVHDPFSFVNIHFHEFSTPFFVSPPPNPNVSIKFPCHLQPSFEATSHLRKPVAKLLRVLSSKSQRAIIIHDSLMGSVVQDFVYLPNAEAYAFHSVSAFTLFLFIWENMGRPFNIDANMLKDVPSLEDCFSPEFEKFIRNEYDYLKFNSGKIYNTCKVIEGPFLDLLSKEQISNNKKQWALGPFNPVLVQHGTKGSTKRHKCLSWLDKQGQNSVIFVSFGTTTSFSDEQIKEMAIGLEKSEQKFVWVLRDADKGNVFAKDQSRKIDLPKGFEERVKEKGVVLRDWAPQLEILAHSSVGGFMSHCGWNSCMESISMGVPIAAWPMHSDQPRNTILVTKILKVGIVVKDWTRRHEMVTSIMVQAAVEKLMASKEGEEMRNRAMDLSAALKKSVAEGGIKNMELDSFISHITRQI encoded by the coding sequence ATGGCCTCCAATCTCCATTTCCAAAACCATGGCCAAAAAAATCATGATATTGTAGTAGTTGTTGTCCCTTTTCCAGCACAAGGACATCTCAATCAACTTCTTCAACTATGTAAACTCATTGCTTCCTATAATGTAAAAGTCCATTATGTTACAACCAAGACACACACTCATCAAGCTAAATTAAGAGTTCATGACCCTTTTTCTTTTGTCAATATTCATTTTCATGAATTCTCAACACCATTTTTCGTATCTCCCCCTCCTAATCCGAACGTTTCCATCAAATTTCCTTGCCATCTTCAACCATCATTCGAGGCAACTTCTCATCTACGAAAGCCTGTGGCCAAACTTCTTCGTGTCCTCTCGTCGAAAAGCCAGAGAGCAATCATCATTCATGACTCCCTAATGGGGTCAGTGGTTCAAGATTTTGTGTACTTACCAAATGCAGAAGCCTATGCTTTTCACAGTGTGTCAGCTTTCACATTGTTCTTGTTCATATGGGAGAATATGGGCAGGCCTTTTAACATTGATGCAAATATGCTAAAAGATGTTCCTTCACTTGAAGATTGTTTTAGTCCTGAATTTGAGAAATTCATTAGAAATGAATATGATTACTTGAAGTTCAATTCAGGGAAGATTTACAACACATGCAAAGTTATAGAAGGTCCTTTTCTTGATTTGCTGTCCAAGGAACAGATTAGTAATAACAAAAAGCAGTGGGCACTTGGACCATTCAATCCTGTTTTAGTACAACATGGGACCAAAGGTAGTACCAAACGACATAAATGTCTAAGTTGGCTAGACAAACAAGGACAAAACTCTGTGATCTTCGTGTCTTTTGGCACGACAACTTCATTTTCGGATGAACAGATCAAGGAGATGGCAATTGGATTGGAAAAGAGCGAGCAGAAGTTCGTTTGGGTACTGAGAGATGCCGATAAAGGGAATGTTTTCGCtaaagatcaatcaagaaagatCGATTTGCCAAAAGGGTTCGAAGAGAGAGTTAAAGAAAAGGGAGTGGTGTTAAGGGATTGGGCGCCACAGTTGGAAATATTGGCACATTCTTCTGTAGGCGGTTTTATGAGTCACTGTGGATGGAATTCGTGCATGGAGAGCATTTCCATGGGCGTGCCAATAGCAGCGTGGCCAATGCATTCGGATCAACCCCGAAATACTATATTGGTCACGAAGATTTTAAAAGTTGGCATAGTCGTTAAGGATTGGACTCGTAGGCACGAGATGGTAACATCTATCATGGTGCAGGCAGCAGTGGAAAAATTAATGGCGTCTaaagaaggagaagaaatgaGGAACAGAGCAATGGATTTGAGTGCAGCTCTTAAGAAATCAGTAGCAGAAGGTGGTATTAAGAACATGGAGTTGGATTCATTCATTTCTCACATAACAAGGCAAATTTGA